The Paenibacillus uliginis N3/975 genome has a window encoding:
- a CDS encoding GNAT family N-acetyltransferase, which yields MDIEAVFGQFPTIKSDEFILKKIDVSHLDEVYEIYNNDRVFEYCGIIPKHNKNTVKSMIGHFERDYNKRTRVKWGIFSNQKPERLVGIIEASDFNQKVNMVTIGYFLAECNWGQGIATNAVAMLLRYLFEEVQVNRIHAEVMPPNEASKEVLLKNGFTKEGMLRQASLWSGKGIVDLEIYSILKQEYEEK from the coding sequence ATGGATATCGAGGCCGTGTTCGGGCAATTTCCTACGATAAAATCGGATGAGTTTATATTGAAGAAGATTGACGTGAGTCATCTTGATGAGGTTTACGAAATTTATAATAATGACCGTGTGTTTGAATATTGCGGCATCATTCCTAAACATAACAAAAACACCGTGAAGTCGATGATCGGACATTTTGAAAGGGATTATAACAAGAGAACGAGAGTTAAATGGGGTATATTCAGCAATCAAAAACCTGAGCGGCTGGTTGGCATTATTGAAGCTTCTGACTTTAATCAAAAAGTGAATATGGTGACCATCGGTTACTTTTTGGCGGAGTGTAATTGGGGACAAGGGATAGCTACGAACGCAGTTGCGATGCTGCTTCGGTATTTGTTCGAAGAGGTACAGGTCAATCGGATTCACGCTGAGGTGATGCCGCCCAATGAAGCTTCCAAAGAGGTATTGTTAAAGAACGGCTTCACGAAAGAGGGCATGTTAAGACAAGCTTCCTTATGGTCAGGAAAAGGAATTGTTGATCTGGAGATTTACAGCATTTTGAAACAAGAGTATGAAGAGAAGTAA